The Litchfieldia alkalitelluris genome has a window encoding:
- a CDS encoding DUF4317 domain-containing protein, whose amino-acid sequence MNKKDIGQIRKQFKVDNDLLKISDIFNVYIMKETSEIYHHQSQPFEMLDQDQQELFMGNFKKLLAGQLDEKLFELKFRRDAENNSQLILHQGLLSSEVEDWKEQMLKIVEKMLVNRQYEMDIVITFIRAEYLKPMKRRNADTEESDRDTVYSHPFILCSINNTQEPKKELLFDYVQREFKYNFVVDPIINLNTPIAGFLFPCFTENAADVNHVLYSAGKVHEPDHQFIEDVLNGEETMTAQDDKIVFEEIIKDVTGDQLSTLTLSNVYEEINRMIVENEEDEPPKLDTKDVERVLKMSGLEDISAEKVEASFQKIIDDDKYEIKANSVVPKFTSKSIKISTKIANISISPQDLRYVKQVHLDGKRYLMIEVEEDTVIEGFTMIPEAFGGN is encoded by the coding sequence ATGAACAAAAAAGACATAGGACAGATTCGAAAACAATTTAAAGTAGATAATGACCTCCTCAAAATTTCAGATATTTTTAATGTTTATATTATGAAGGAAACAAGCGAGATTTATCATCACCAAAGTCAACCATTTGAAATGCTTGACCAAGATCAACAAGAGTTGTTTATGGGTAATTTTAAGAAGTTACTTGCAGGACAACTGGATGAAAAGCTTTTTGAATTAAAATTTAGACGGGATGCTGAAAATAATAGTCAGCTCATTTTACACCAAGGGTTACTCAGCAGTGAAGTGGAAGATTGGAAAGAACAAATGCTGAAAATCGTAGAAAAAATGCTAGTTAACCGACAATACGAAATGGATATTGTCATTACATTTATTCGCGCAGAATATTTAAAGCCCATGAAACGTCGAAATGCAGATACTGAGGAAAGTGACCGAGATACGGTTTACTCTCATCCGTTTATTTTGTGTAGTATTAATAATACACAAGAGCCAAAAAAAGAACTGCTTTTTGATTATGTTCAAAGAGAATTCAAGTACAATTTTGTGGTTGACCCAATTATCAACCTTAACACACCAATAGCCGGTTTTTTATTTCCGTGCTTTACGGAAAATGCTGCAGATGTAAATCATGTTCTTTATTCAGCAGGCAAAGTGCATGAACCAGATCATCAATTCATTGAGGATGTATTAAACGGCGAAGAAACAATGACAGCACAAGATGATAAAATCGTTTTTGAAGAAATTATAAAAGACGTAACAGGAGACCAATTAAGTACATTAACTCTCTCCAATGTATACGAAGAAATTAACCGGATGATTGTAGAAAATGAAGAGGACGAGCCGCCAAAATTGGATACTAAGGACGTTGAACGAGTGTTAAAGATGAGCGGACTTGAAGATATTAGTGCAGAAAAGGTAGAAGCTTCGTTCCAAAAAATTATTGACGATGATAAATATGAAATAAAAGCGAACAGCGTCGTTCCAAAGTTTACCTCAAAATCAATTAAAATCAGTACAAAAATAGCTAACATTTCGATTAGCCCACAAGATTTAAGATATGTAAAACAAGTCCATCTTGATGGGAAACGGTACCTGATGATTGAAGTAGAAGAAGATACTGTTATTGAAGGGTTTACGATGATTCCAGAAGCGTTTGGTGGGAACTAG
- the hprK gene encoding HPr(Ser) kinase/phosphatase, whose translation MKTLTVENLVQRFSLNVLCGENQLQQHITQPRSHRPGLEFVGHFDFFPTERVQILGRKEITYLHKLTLEERQFRISNIVKYHPPCFIVTAGQEGLTYLTQYCIEEGIPLLCTDKPQSTSEFINKLDEFMVKKLAPEIAIHGVCLNVYGMGILIRGKSGVGKSETAHTLIGRGHRLVADDIVVLKKLSARTILGTHDEKTKEFLSLRSIGLLNVVRLYGRKAFQDETRIALDIELTKWQKDTLNNELEHESKFTEYMGVQIPHVEIQLQPGRDVAGLIEAAANNWLLKQQGYSAAEEFMKRLESEF comes from the coding sequence TTGAAGACACTTACAGTTGAAAATTTAGTTCAAAGATTTTCATTGAACGTCTTGTGTGGAGAGAATCAGCTACAACAACATATTACACAACCTAGATCACATCGACCCGGGTTAGAATTTGTTGGTCACTTTGATTTCTTTCCGACCGAACGAGTTCAAATACTTGGCAGAAAAGAAATTACATATTTGCATAAATTGACTCTAGAGGAACGTCAATTTCGAATCAGCAATATCGTTAAATACCATCCACCTTGTTTTATTGTTACTGCAGGACAAGAAGGACTAACTTATTTAACTCAATATTGTATCGAAGAAGGCATTCCTCTGCTATGTACAGACAAACCTCAATCAACATCAGAATTTATCAATAAGCTCGATGAATTTATGGTAAAAAAGCTCGCTCCAGAGATTGCCATTCACGGAGTTTGTTTGAATGTCTATGGAATGGGTATTTTAATTCGAGGAAAATCCGGCGTTGGTAAAAGCGAAACTGCACACACTTTGATAGGACGCGGTCATAGGCTTGTGGCTGATGATATCGTTGTGTTAAAAAAGCTTAGTGCACGAACCATACTCGGTACTCATGACGAGAAAACGAAGGAGTTTCTTTCACTGCGAAGTATCGGCCTTTTAAATGTCGTCCGATTATATGGTAGAAAAGCGTTTCAAGATGAAACCAGAATTGCTCTCGATATTGAATTAACAAAATGGCAGAAAGATACTCTAAATAATGAATTAGAGCATGAATCCAAATTCACTGAATATATGGGAGTACAAATTCCCCATGTTGAGATTCAACTTCAACCAGGTCGTGATGTGGCTGGTTTAATTGAGGCAGCCGCCAACAATTGGCTCCTTAAACAGCAAGGCTACAGTGCGGCAGAAGAGTTCATGAAACGTCTTGAGTCTGAATTTTAG
- a CDS encoding sugar phosphate isomerase/epimerase family protein, whose translation MNIGIRAHDIEKLPLEELVEVIANKGLKGVQLALARSFDFNTANGSLSPGMAHHIGSAFRNNHIQIAVLGCYFNMIHPDKDERRKGIERFKEHIRYARDFGCSIVGTETGNVNAEIFYTEDNFKEEPFLEVVESVRELVTEAEKFGVIVGVEAGVNHPVYTSKLMKRLLDSINSNNLQVILDPVNLLTGETYKNQDEIIQEAFDLLGDRLAVLHAKDFIIAEGQLKFAPVGTGLLNYDLVMKLLKEKKPHINILMEDTQEPYIDGSMAFLKDKYEGN comes from the coding sequence ATGAATATTGGAATTAGAGCACATGATATTGAGAAGCTTCCATTAGAGGAGCTTGTAGAAGTAATAGCAAATAAAGGACTTAAAGGGGTACAATTAGCACTTGCGAGATCATTTGATTTTAATACTGCAAACGGTAGCTTAAGTCCAGGGATGGCACACCATATAGGTAGTGCTTTTCGTAATAATCATATCCAAATAGCCGTGTTAGGTTGCTATTTTAATATGATTCACCCTGACAAAGATGAAAGAAGAAAGGGAATCGAACGATTTAAGGAGCATATAAGATATGCTAGAGATTTTGGTTGTAGCATTGTTGGTACTGAAACCGGTAATGTGAATGCGGAAATCTTTTATACAGAAGACAACTTTAAGGAAGAGCCTTTTTTAGAAGTAGTCGAAAGTGTTCGTGAGCTTGTTACCGAAGCAGAAAAGTTTGGGGTTATTGTTGGAGTAGAGGCGGGAGTAAATCATCCGGTTTATACATCAAAACTTATGAAACGACTGTTAGATAGTATTAACTCTAATAATCTTCAGGTGATACTTGATCCTGTGAATTTATTAACTGGCGAAACCTACAAAAACCAGGATGAAATCATACAAGAAGCTTTTGACTTATTGGGGGATAGACTGGCAGTTCTACATGCAAAGGACTTCATTATTGCAGAAGGTCAGTTGAAATTTGCGCCAGTTGGAACAGGGCTCTTAAACTATGATCTAGTGATGAAGCTATTAAAAGAGAAGAAGCCTCATATCAATATCTTAATGGAAGATACACAGGAGCCATATATTGATGGTAGTATGGCTTTCTTGAAGGATAAGTACGAGGGTAATTAA
- the kduD gene encoding 2-dehydro-3-deoxy-D-gluconate 5-dehydrogenase KduD has product MTNQLQDFSLDFFNLAGKTAIVTGGNTGLGQGYVVALAKAGADLFVVTYDKDWDETRQLVEKEGRRIEFFQADLTKKEAIKDVVSTCVQAYGKIDILVNNAGTIRRNPLLEYKQEDWDAVMAINLNSVYFLSQEVAKIMVEQKSGKIINIASMLSFQGGKFVPPYTASKHAVAGITKAFANELAEYNVQINAIAPGYVATANTAPIRADEKRNAEILSRIPAARWADPADLMGTVVFLSSKASDYINGHILAIDGGWLAR; this is encoded by the coding sequence ATGACAAATCAATTACAAGATTTTTCACTAGATTTCTTCAATTTAGCTGGTAAAACTGCAATCGTTACTGGTGGTAATACTGGATTAGGTCAAGGGTATGTAGTAGCACTTGCAAAAGCTGGAGCTGACCTTTTCGTAGTAACTTATGATAAGGATTGGGATGAAACTAGACAGTTAGTTGAAAAAGAAGGACGTAGAATTGAGTTTTTTCAAGCTGACTTAACGAAGAAAGAAGCAATAAAAGATGTGGTATCTACTTGTGTTCAAGCATATGGAAAAATTGATATTTTAGTAAACAATGCTGGTACAATCCGTCGTAATCCATTACTTGAGTATAAACAAGAAGATTGGGATGCAGTAATGGCGATTAACTTAAACTCTGTTTACTTTTTAAGTCAAGAAGTGGCAAAAATAATGGTTGAGCAAAAAAGCGGGAAAATCATCAATATTGCGTCAATGCTTTCTTTCCAAGGTGGGAAGTTTGTGCCGCCGTATACTGCTAGTAAGCATGCTGTTGCTGGAATTACGAAAGCGTTTGCTAATGAATTAGCTGAGTATAATGTTCAAATTAATGCAATCGCACCAGGTTATGTTGCAACTGCAAATACAGCTCCTATCCGTGCCGATGAGAAACGTAATGCAGAAATTTTATCACGAATTCCTGCAGCTCGATGGGCAGATCCAGCTGATTTAATGGGAACCGTTGTGTTTTTATCAAGTAAAGCTTCAGACTATATAAATGGTCATATCTTAGCGATCGATGGTGGTTGGCTAGCTAGATAA
- the kduI gene encoding 5-dehydro-4-deoxy-D-glucuronate isomerase: protein MIDMLDTRYATYPGDVKKYTTDELREHFLVEKLFESGQVHLTYTHNDRMIFGGVTPAEEELTIKLDKELGVDYFLERREMGIINIGGDGVVILDGVEYSMQLRDGLYVSRGTKEVLFRSKDASAPAKFYINSTPAHHTYPTVKIDINKIVPLEAGSSDTLNDRKIYQYIHPNVCESCQLQMGLTMLSPGSVWNTMPCHTHERRMEVYLYFNMDPDTRVFHFMGKPDETRHLVMKNEQAAISPSWSIHTGTATSNYTFIWGMCGENITYTDMDMVKMEELR from the coding sequence ATGATAGATATGTTAGATACGCGTTATGCTACTTATCCAGGTGATGTGAAAAAATATACGACTGATGAATTAAGGGAGCACTTTTTAGTAGAAAAGCTGTTTGAATCAGGTCAGGTTCATTTAACTTATACACATAACGACCGCATGATCTTTGGTGGAGTGACACCAGCAGAAGAAGAGTTAACGATTAAGCTTGATAAAGAGCTAGGTGTTGACTATTTCTTAGAACGTCGAGAAATGGGAATTATCAACATTGGTGGCGATGGAGTTGTTATTCTAGATGGTGTTGAATATAGCATGCAGCTGCGTGATGGGTTATATGTAAGTAGAGGCACGAAGGAAGTATTATTCCGTTCTAAGGATGCAAGTGCTCCTGCAAAGTTTTATATTAATTCAACACCTGCTCACCACACTTATCCAACGGTAAAAATTGATATAAATAAGATTGTTCCACTTGAGGCAGGATCATCAGATACATTGAATGATCGAAAAATCTATCAATATATCCATCCAAATGTATGTGAAAGCTGTCAGCTTCAAATGGGATTAACAATGCTTTCTCCAGGGAGTGTCTGGAATACAATGCCTTGTCATACTCATGAACGACGAATGGAAGTATATCTATATTTCAACATGGATCCAGACACAAGGGTATTTCATTTTATGGGAAAACCTGATGAAACGAGACATCTAGTCATGAAAAATGAACAAGCAGCTATTTCACCAAGTTGGTCAATCCATACGGGTACTGCTACAAGTAACTACACATTCATCTGGGGAATGTGCGGAGAAAACATTACTTACACAGATATGGATATGGTCAAAATGGAAGAGCTGCGTTAA
- a CDS encoding sugar kinase, with protein sequence MKKIVTLGEIMLRLSTHVGERLSQADQLSMHYGGAEANVGVSLSQFGFDVYFVSKVPNNALGKAVERHLLSNGVHIDYLVKGGERLGTYYLETGIGERSAAVTYDRKFSSFSHLTVEELDLEAILSEAEVFHMSGITLALSPNLRELALLAMKKAKELGVKTSFDFNYRASLWSQEEASLAIKPLLPYTDICFCGDLDAIYLLGIQQADDVLSKTEKLTYYYHEIQKRYPNIQFMSSTFRTVLSASDNKLQGNHYTGGTLYQSKEHHISQIVDRVGGGDAFASGVLYGIVEQLPPGQLISFATAASALKHTVHGDANAFSAEEVLKFAGTSAGEIVR encoded by the coding sequence ATGAAAAAGATTGTGACTCTTGGAGAAATAATGCTGCGCTTATCTACCCATGTTGGTGAAAGATTATCTCAGGCAGATCAACTATCTATGCATTATGGTGGTGCAGAAGCCAATGTAGGTGTTTCACTTTCTCAATTTGGGTTTGATGTCTATTTTGTTAGTAAGGTTCCAAATAACGCTCTAGGTAAGGCGGTGGAACGTCATCTGCTTTCAAATGGAGTACATATTGATTACTTAGTAAAAGGCGGAGAACGGTTAGGTACCTACTATTTAGAAACTGGAATTGGCGAAAGAAGTGCAGCGGTTACTTATGATCGAAAATTTTCAAGCTTCTCCCATTTAACGGTTGAGGAATTGGATTTGGAGGCTATTTTAAGTGAAGCTGAAGTTTTTCATATGTCGGGAATTACACTAGCTTTATCACCTAATTTAAGGGAATTAGCACTACTAGCAATGAAGAAAGCAAAAGAGTTAGGTGTAAAGACTAGCTTTGATTTTAACTATCGAGCAAGCTTGTGGAGCCAAGAAGAAGCCTCACTAGCTATTAAGCCATTGCTACCGTATACGGATATTTGTTTCTGCGGGGATTTGGATGCTATTTATTTACTTGGTATTCAACAAGCTGACGATGTGCTTTCGAAAACTGAAAAACTAACATACTACTATCACGAAATTCAAAAGCGATATCCGAATATTCAATTCATGAGTTCTACATTTAGAACTGTACTTTCCGCTTCAGATAACAAATTACAAGGCAATCACTATACGGGAGGTACACTATATCAATCAAAAGAGCATCATATTAGTCAAATCGTTGATCGAGTTGGTGGTGGAGATGCATTTGCATCAGGTGTGCTGTATGGAATCGTTGAACAATTACCTCCGGGTCAACTGATTTCCTTTGCTACAGCAGCCTCAGCTCTGAAACATACTGTTCATGGTGATGCAAATGCATTTTCAGCGGAGGAAGTTTTAAAGTTTGCAGGAACTAGTGCTGGTGAAATCGTCAGGTAA
- a CDS encoding bifunctional 4-hydroxy-2-oxoglutarate aldolase/2-dehydro-3-deoxy-phosphogluconate aldolase has translation MNKLKVLSQISACGVVAVVRADTQEEAINISDACVKGGILGIEITFTIQDADAVIKELASHYDGNPEVVIGAGTVLDSTTARIAILAGAQFIVSPCFDAETARLCNLYQIPYMPGCMTITEMKQALEHGVDIIKMFPGNAFGPDFVKSVKAPLPQVNIMPTGGVSLDNVGQWIKNGCVAVGVGGNLVAPAKTGDYDQITEYARQYTAKVKEAREA, from the coding sequence ATGAACAAATTGAAGGTTTTATCTCAAATATCAGCATGTGGGGTAGTTGCGGTTGTAAGAGCAGATACTCAAGAAGAAGCAATTAATATTTCTGATGCATGTGTGAAAGGTGGCATCTTAGGCATTGAAATCACATTTACGATTCAAGATGCTGATGCAGTTATTAAAGAACTAGCTTCTCATTATGATGGGAACCCGGAAGTAGTTATTGGTGCGGGTACAGTACTTGACTCAACTACAGCACGTATTGCCATCTTGGCAGGAGCGCAGTTTATCGTAAGTCCATGCTTTGACGCAGAAACAGCTAGACTTTGTAATCTATATCAAATCCCTTACATGCCTGGTTGCATGACAATAACTGAAATGAAACAAGCATTAGAACACGGTGTTGACATCATAAAAATGTTTCCAGGAAACGCATTTGGTCCTGACTTTGTTAAGTCTGTTAAGGCCCCTCTGCCTCAAGTAAACATTATGCCGACTGGTGGAGTTAGTTTAGATAATGTTGGACAATGGATTAAAAATGGATGTGTAGCAGTAGGAGTTGGTGGTAACTTGGTTGCTCCAGCAAAAACAGGTGATTATGATCAAATCACAGAATATGCAAGACAATATACAGCAAAAGTAAAAGAAGCAAGAGAGGCCTAA
- a CDS encoding IclR family transcriptional regulator: MTTTKQPYGTVLLKAKLILDFLSNSDEPQSLNTIAKNTELTNSTALKILDTLLLIGYVHKDSDSKKFSLGQALIKYANKAINQLDIKDIAKPHLEELNRTTTETVHLGILENKNIVYVTKLESKNPISLYSQVGKIIPLYCSAMGKAILAEKPDLEIEQYLDQTKLVQHTATTLTTKDAVCKEINKIRQLGYAFDNSEHEDDVFCVGASLSLNDKNYGAISVSVPRYRLTDEFQQEIIEAVQKCKSGILTDLQ, from the coding sequence ATGACTACTACAAAACAACCATATGGAACTGTGCTGCTTAAGGCCAAGCTAATTTTAGATTTTTTATCTAATTCTGATGAACCTCAGAGTTTAAATACGATTGCTAAAAATACTGAATTAACAAATTCTACTGCGTTGAAAATCCTAGATACGTTGTTACTTATAGGGTATGTTCATAAAGACAGTGACTCAAAAAAGTTTTCCCTTGGTCAGGCTCTCATCAAGTATGCAAATAAAGCAATTAATCAACTAGACATAAAGGACATTGCAAAACCTCACCTGGAGGAACTAAACAGAACTACTACAGAAACTGTCCACTTAGGGATATTGGAGAATAAAAATATTGTCTATGTCACGAAACTAGAAAGTAAAAATCCAATTAGCTTGTATTCCCAAGTAGGAAAAATCATTCCCCTTTATTGCTCTGCTATGGGGAAAGCAATTTTAGCTGAAAAGCCAGATTTAGAAATTGAACAATATCTGGATCAAACTAAGCTTGTACAGCATACAGCTACTACATTAACTACTAAAGATGCGGTTTGTAAGGAAATAAATAAAATTCGCCAGCTTGGCTATGCTTTTGATAACTCTGAGCACGAAGATGATGTATTCTGTGTAGGAGCTTCACTTTCATTAAATGATAAAAACTATGGGGCAATAAGTGTAAGTGTTCCGAGGTATCGATTAACCGATGAATTTCAACAGGAAATAATTGAAGCAGTACAAAAATGCAAATCAGGTATACTAACGGATTTACAGTAG
- the bglB gene encoding beta-galactosidase BglB yields the protein MIQNKTFIERTEVVNYINLLMDNLSQIKDNTGEFLLNFDGLVVDDKSWNVWNWPQGVGLYGIYKYWRLTNDQKALTIITDWFKARFEEGVPPKNVNTMAPFLTLAYLYEDTQDKTFIPYLEDWAEWVMYDMPRTKEDGLQHMTYGPENKNQLWDDTLMMTVLPLAKIGVLFNKPEYIEEAKKQFLIHIKYLSDRKTGLWFHGWTFEENHNYAEALWARGNCWITIAIPEIIEILDLKKGDFFREFLIDTLNRQVESLATYQHESGLWHTLINDKTSYLEASATAGFAYGILKSVHKRYISQDYKEVAYKAIHGLVDEIGEDGAVQKVSVGTGMGDTLDFYKEIKITTMPYGQSLAVLSLSEFLHAYI from the coding sequence ATGATTCAGAATAAGACATTTATCGAAAGAACAGAGGTAGTAAATTACATTAATTTGCTGATGGATAACCTTTCGCAAATTAAAGATAACACTGGAGAGTTTCTATTAAACTTTGATGGCTTGGTGGTAGATGATAAAAGCTGGAATGTTTGGAATTGGCCACAAGGTGTTGGACTTTACGGGATCTATAAGTATTGGAGACTTACAAATGATCAAAAAGCTTTAACCATTATTACAGATTGGTTTAAAGCTAGATTTGAAGAAGGTGTTCCACCTAAAAATGTAAATACAATGGCGCCGTTTTTAACACTTGCTTATTTATATGAAGATACACAAGATAAGACATTTATTCCTTATTTAGAAGACTGGGCAGAGTGGGTTATGTATGATATGCCTCGTACAAAGGAAGACGGATTACAGCATATGACATATGGGCCTGAGAATAAAAATCAACTATGGGATGACACCCTTATGATGACTGTATTGCCACTAGCTAAAATCGGAGTTCTCTTCAATAAGCCTGAATATATTGAAGAAGCTAAGAAGCAATTTTTAATCCACATTAAATATCTATCAGACCGGAAAACTGGCTTATGGTTCCATGGATGGACATTTGAAGAAAATCATAATTATGCAGAAGCATTATGGGCTCGAGGGAATTGTTGGATTACAATTGCTATTCCAGAAATCATTGAAATTCTTGACTTGAAAAAGGGAGATTTTTTCAGAGAATTCCTTATCGACACTCTAAATAGACAAGTAGAATCATTAGCTACATACCAACATGAAAGTGGATTATGGCATACATTAATCAATGATAAAACTTCTTATCTGGAAGCGTCAGCAACAGCTGGATTTGCTTATGGGATCTTAAAATCCGTACATAAGCGTTATATCAGTCAAGATTACAAAGAAGTCGCTTACAAAGCAATTCATGGTCTCGTTGATGAAATTGGTGAAGATGGTGCTGTTCAAAAGGTTTCTGTTGGAACTGGAATGGGTGACACACTAGATTTCTATAAAGAAATTAAAATAACAACCATGCCTTATGGTCAATCACTAGCGGTACTTAGTTTATCTGAATTTTTACATGCTTATATTTAA
- a CDS encoding glycine betaine ABC transporter substrate-binding protein codes for MLKKLVGITSAVALTFGLAACGAEQSGSSSDSVGEQLDYKIVGIDPGAGLMKLTIDEILPEYGLDDWEVVEGSSAAMAAALKKAYDKEEPIIVTGWSPHWKFASYDLKYLEDPKGIYGGAEDVNTIVRLGLNDDHPDAYKLLDQFNWEPEHIETVMNLIQEGQDPADAAAQWVSENADLVSAWTEGVNEVDGEELKLLYVAWDDVIASSHVVENALESVGYEVELIQVDAGPMWAGVADGSGDALVGAWLPTTHADYYAEYDGKFEDLGANLTGTKLGLVVPAYMDIDSIEDLKE; via the coding sequence ATGTTAAAAAAATTAGTAGGAATTACATCAGCAGTAGCACTGACTTTTGGATTAGCAGCATGTGGAGCAGAACAATCAGGGAGTTCATCTGATTCTGTAGGTGAACAGCTTGATTACAAAATTGTCGGAATCGACCCTGGTGCAGGTTTAATGAAATTAACGATTGATGAAATTTTACCTGAGTACGGATTAGATGATTGGGAAGTAGTTGAAGGATCAAGTGCTGCAATGGCAGCTGCTTTGAAAAAAGCTTATGACAAAGAGGAACCAATTATCGTTACAGGTTGGAGTCCACACTGGAAGTTTGCAAGTTATGACTTGAAATATTTAGAAGATCCTAAAGGGATTTATGGTGGAGCTGAAGATGTTAACACAATTGTTCGTCTAGGACTAAATGATGATCATCCTGATGCGTATAAGCTTCTTGATCAGTTTAACTGGGAGCCAGAACATATCGAGACAGTGATGAATTTAATTCAAGAAGGTCAGGACCCAGCTGATGCAGCAGCGCAATGGGTTAGCGAAAACGCAGATTTAGTTAGCGCTTGGACTGAAGGTGTGAACGAGGTTGACGGTGAAGAGCTAAAGCTACTTTATGTAGCATGGGATGATGTAATCGCAAGCTCTCATGTTGTAGAAAATGCACTTGAAAGTGTTGGTTATGAAGTTGAATTAATTCAAGTTGATGCAGGTCCAATGTGGGCGGGTGTAGCAGACGGTAGTGGTGATGCACTGGTAGGTGCGTGGTTGCCAACAACACACGCTGATTACTATGCTGAATACGATGGTAAGTTTGAAGATCTAGGTGCAAACCTTACTGGAACGAAGCTAGGATTAGTCGTACCGGCATACATGGATATTGACTCAATTGAAGATTTAAAAGAATAA
- a CDS encoding ABC transporter permease → MEGILPKLPIANWIDVLVDWMTATFGGMFDGISTGVEFFVEGIVDGLGFIPSIVLIILVSLLAWKVCNWRIALFGLLGLLLIDNLGYWGDMLETLALVLTAVLISIVVGIPVGIWASQSEKVRQVVTPILDLMQTMPAFVYLLPAIFFFSIGVVPGVIASVIFAMPPTIRLTVLGIKQVPADLIEATEAFGSTTKQKLLKVQLPLAMPTIMAGINQSIMLALSMVVIASMVGAPGLGTEVYRAVTQIKTGVGFEAGLAIVVIAILLDRITQNIGKKKQGGTA, encoded by the coding sequence ATGGAAGGAATTTTACCGAAGCTTCCTATAGCAAATTGGATTGATGTGTTAGTTGATTGGATGACTGCTACCTTTGGTGGGATGTTTGATGGCATATCAACTGGTGTTGAGTTTTTTGTTGAAGGAATTGTCGATGGATTAGGTTTCATACCTTCTATTGTTCTTATTATCCTTGTGAGTTTACTAGCATGGAAGGTTTGTAATTGGAGAATAGCATTATTTGGATTATTAGGTTTATTACTTATCGATAATTTAGGTTATTGGGGCGATATGCTAGAAACGCTAGCACTCGTATTAACCGCGGTATTGATTTCGATTGTGGTTGGAATACCAGTTGGAATTTGGGCATCACAAAGTGAAAAAGTAAGACAGGTGGTTACACCTATACTTGATTTGATGCAAACCATGCCAGCTTTCGTTTACTTACTGCCAGCCATCTTTTTCTTTAGTATTGGTGTGGTACCAGGGGTTATTGCATCCGTTATTTTTGCGATGCCACCAACGATTCGTTTAACTGTACTTGGAATTAAGCAGGTACCAGCTGATTTAATTGAGGCAACAGAAGCATTTGGCTCTACAACCAAGCAAAAGCTTTTAAAGGTGCAACTGCCACTAGCGATGCCAACAATTATGGCAGGAATTAATCAAAGTATCATGCTCGCTTTATCAATGGTAGTAATCGCATCGATGGTTGGGGCTCCTGGACTAGGTACAGAGGTTTATCGTGCCGTGACGCAAATTAAAACAGGTGTTGGGTTTGAAGCAGGTTTAGCAATAGTTGTTATAGCTATTTTACTAGACCGCATCACACAAAATATTGGGAAGAAAAAACAAGGGGGAACAGCTTAA